One region of Rhodophyticola sp. CCM32 genomic DNA includes:
- a CDS encoding OmpA family protein, producing the protein MIKTSTLVAALAFLLAGFLCVMMAVIAAVRIEDRSIEAVAFAMREQSLDWVSVNADGLQVELTGTAPDEAARFRALSRAGAVVDADRIIDRLVVTEADSQTPPRFSLEMLRNGDGISLIGLIPEAIGREAVAEEIADIRQGVEVANMVETARFPVPENWQAAMRFGLRALNLLPRSQISVSDGRVEVTAVSESIEERAGFLRALNRGQPDGVEVILDISAPRPVITPFTLRFVRTLDEARFEACSADTLAARDLIFEAARAAGLTGPETCEIGIGVPSPQWAQAVETGMQALTTLGAGTLTFSDADVTLIAAEGTAQGLFDLVVGELNADLPDVFSLHSVLPETSTGGADDGPPSFIATRSPEGYVQLRGLLPDARVEHAVYAYARAMLGRDETYLATRTDDTLPDGWPVRVLAGLEALALLHSGSVAVEPGLVTIRGNTGSQRAVSDISRLLSEKLGEAENFEIDIAYQEALDPTANIPTPEECVARITALLSERKITFDPGSVEINEESGEILDRIAEILPDCRHARMEIGGHTDSQGREVMNLNLSQSRADAVLNGLLARSVLVSNLTAQGYGETQPIADNDSEEGRERNRRIEFRLLASGVPSSQREVARDPAEETEPPAEEDPPAQEDTDEQN; encoded by the coding sequence ATGATCAAAACCTCCACCCTTGTTGCGGCACTGGCCTTTCTGCTTGCCGGGTTTCTCTGCGTTATGATGGCCGTGATCGCGGCTGTCCGGATAGAGGACCGGTCGATCGAAGCCGTGGCCTTCGCCATGCGCGAACAAAGTCTGGACTGGGTTTCGGTCAATGCCGACGGGCTTCAGGTGGAACTGACCGGCACCGCCCCGGATGAGGCCGCGCGGTTCCGCGCACTCAGCCGGGCAGGCGCGGTGGTCGATGCCGACCGGATCATCGACAGGCTTGTCGTGACCGAGGCCGACAGCCAGACCCCGCCGCGCTTTTCCCTGGAAATGCTGCGCAACGGCGATGGCATTTCGCTGATCGGTCTGATCCCCGAAGCAATCGGGCGCGAGGCCGTGGCCGAAGAGATTGCCGATATCCGCCAGGGTGTGGAGGTGGCCAATATGGTCGAAACCGCCCGCTTCCCGGTCCCGGAAAACTGGCAGGCGGCGATGCGTTTCGGGCTGCGGGCGCTCAACCTGCTGCCCCGGTCGCAGATCTCGGTCTCGGACGGGCGGGTTGAGGTCACGGCGGTCAGTGAAAGCATTGAGGAACGCGCCGGGTTTCTGCGCGCCCTGAACCGCGGCCAACCCGATGGCGTTGAGGTGATTTTGGACATCTCGGCCCCGCGCCCGGTGATCACACCGTTCACCCTGCGTTTCGTCCGCACGCTGGACGAAGCCCGGTTCGAGGCCTGCTCGGCCGATACGCTGGCCGCACGGGATCTGATTTTTGAAGCCGCACGCGCGGCAGGTCTGACCGGGCCCGAGACCTGCGAGATCGGCATCGGCGTGCCATCGCCGCAATGGGCGCAGGCGGTGGAAACCGGCATGCAGGCATTGACCACCCTGGGGGCCGGAACACTGACCTTCTCGGATGCCGATGTTACCCTGATCGCCGCCGAAGGCACAGCACAGGGCCTGTTCGACCTGGTGGTGGGAGAACTGAATGCCGATCTGCCCGATGTCTTCTCGCTGCACAGTGTATTGCCCGAAACCAGCACCGGCGGTGCCGATGACGGCCCGCCAAGCTTTATCGCCACCCGCAGCCCCGAAGGATATGTGCAACTGCGCGGGCTGCTGCCGGATGCGCGGGTGGAACATGCGGTCTATGCCTATGCCCGCGCCATGCTGGGCCGGGACGAGACCTATCTGGCCACCCGCACCGATGACACGCTGCCCGATGGCTGGCCGGTCCGGGTTCTGGCCGGGCTGGAGGCCTTGGCGCTTCTGCATAGCGGCAGCGTCGCGGTGGAACCGGGGCTGGTGACAATCCGCGGGAATACCGGCAGCCAGCGGGCGGTTTCCGATATCTCGCGCCTATTGTCGGAGAAACTGGGCGAAGCCGAGAATTTCGAGATCGACATTGCCTATCAGGAAGCGCTGGACCCGACCGCGAATATCCCCACGCCCGAGGAATGCGTGGCACGGATCACAGCGCTTCTGTCAGAGCGCAAGATCACCTTTGATCCCGGATCGGTGGAGATCAACGAGGAGTCGGGGGAGATACTGGACCGGATCGCCGAAATCCTGCCGGACTGCCGCCATGCCCGGATGGAAATCGGCGGGCATACGGACAGCCAGGGCCGTGAGGTGATGAACCTCAATCTCAGCCAGTCACGGGCGGATGCGGTGCTGAACGGGTTGCTGGCGCGCAGTGTTCTGGTTTCAAACCTGACCGCGCAGGGCTATGGCGAGACCCAGCCGATTGCCGATAATGACAGTGAAGAGGGGCGTGAGCGCAATCGCCGCATCGAATTCCGGTTGCTTGCAAGCGGCGTGCCGTCTAGCCAGAGGGAGGTGGCACGGGACCCCGCCGAGGAAACTGAGCCCCCGGCGGAGGAGGACCCGCCCGCCCAAGAGGACACGGATGAACAGAACTGA
- the pyrC gene encoding dihydroorotase gives MTNALLHNARLIDPEAGTETPGWLRIEGDHIAEIGAGARAGGVDCRGLCLAPGIIDLGVKVGEPGERHKESFRTAGAAAAAGGVTTIVTRPDTTTPIDTPEVLDFVRRRGQEAAPVHFRPMAALTKARAGREMTELGFLLDAGAVAFTDGDHVVNDTKVLSRCMTYARSLGALIVAHPQEPVLSAGAAVTSGKFAALRGLPAAPPMAERIGLERDLALVEMTGARYHADQISTAAALPALIRAKEAGLDVTAGVSIHHLTLNELDVADYRTFFKVKPPLRAEEDRMAMVEAVRTGVIDVICSMHTPQDEESKRLPFEAAASGAVGLETLLPAALRLYHAGQLQLTDLFRAMSLNPARRLGLPGGRLTPGAPADLVLFDPDAPFVLDRFKLHSKSKNTPFDGQRMQGRVDTTIVGGVPVYERRRS, from the coding sequence ATGACCAACGCGCTTTTGCACAACGCCCGTCTGATTGACCCCGAGGCAGGCACCGAAACCCCCGGCTGGTTGCGGATTGAGGGCGACCATATTGCCGAGATCGGCGCCGGTGCGCGGGCCGGGGGTGTTGACTGCCGGGGGCTCTGTCTGGCGCCGGGGATCATTGATCTGGGCGTGAAAGTGGGGGAACCGGGCGAACGGCATAAGGAAAGCTTTCGCACCGCAGGTGCCGCCGCCGCCGCGGGCGGGGTGACAACCATCGTGACCCGGCCCGACACAACAACACCGATCGACACGCCGGAAGTGCTGGATTTCGTACGCCGCCGGGGGCAGGAGGCCGCCCCGGTGCATTTCCGCCCCATGGCCGCACTGACCAAGGCGCGCGCGGGTCGCGAGATGACCGAGCTTGGGTTTCTGCTGGATGCGGGCGCCGTGGCCTTCACCGATGGCGATCATGTGGTGAACGATACCAAGGTTCTCAGCCGCTGCATGACCTATGCCCGGTCTCTTGGCGCGCTGATCGTGGCGCATCCGCAGGAACCGGTGCTCAGCGCCGGGGCTGCCGTGACCTCGGGGAAATTCGCCGCCCTGCGCGGCCTGCCCGCCGCGCCGCCCATGGCCGAACGCATCGGGCTGGAACGGGATCTGGCGCTGGTGGAGATGACCGGCGCCCGCTATCACGCCGATCAGATCAGCACCGCCGCCGCCCTGCCCGCCCTGATCCGGGCGAAAGAGGCCGGTCTGGATGTGACCGCCGGTGTCTCGATCCACCATCTGACGCTGAACGAACTGGATGTGGCCGATTACCGGACCTTCTTCAAGGTCAAGCCACCGCTCAGGGCGGAGGAGGACCGGATGGCGATGGTCGAGGCGGTGCGCACAGGTGTGATCGACGTGATCTGTTCCATGCACACCCCGCAGGATGAGGAAAGCAAACGCCTGCCGTTTGAGGCCGCCGCCAGCGGTGCGGTGGGGCTTGAAACCCTGCTGCCCGCAGCACTTCGCCTTTATCACGCGGGGCAATTGCAACTGACCGATCTGTTTCGGGCGATGTCGCTGAACCCGGCGCGCCGGCTGGGCCTGCCCGGCGGGCGGCTGACCCCGGGCGCCCCGGCGGATCTGGTGCTGTTCGACCCGGATGCGCCTTTTGTCCTCGACCGGTTCAAACTGCACTCGAAATCAAAGAACACGCCGTTTGACGGGCAGCGGATGCAGGGGCGCGTTGACACCACCATTGTCGGCGGCGTGCCGGTTTATGAAAGGCGGCGGTCATGA
- the dapE gene encoding succinyl-diaminopimelate desuccinylase has product MTQPVDPAELTADLVRCPTVTPAEGGALDLLQAALADAGFLSIRVDRNGTPNLFARWGTKGHARTFGFNGHTDVVPVGDEAAWTHPPFGADLEEGWLYGRGATDMKSGVAAFVAAAIDFTRTTPPEGSIILAITGDEEGPSTDGTTAILDWMAAEGEQMDICIVGEPTCPETIGDMIKIGRRGAMTAHFTVKGKQGHSAYLHKALNPMPAVALLAHRLSTHVLDTGTDHFDPTTCSVTTIDTGNPASNVIPAQTKMTVNLRFNDTHTGASLIAWLQDQADTVADETGTRITMETRISGEPFLTPPGGLSDLVAKAIHKETNQNPVLSTTGGTSDARFMKTHCPVVEFGLVGHRMHQVDERVWVQDIHDLKRIYSRILTDYFS; this is encoded by the coding sequence ATGACCCAGCCCGTTGATCCCGCCGAACTGACCGCCGATCTGGTCCGCTGCCCCACAGTCACCCCCGCCGAAGGCGGCGCGCTGGACCTGTTGCAGGCCGCGCTGGCCGATGCGGGTTTTCTGAGCATCCGGGTGGACCGGAACGGCACCCCCAACCTCTTTGCCCGCTGGGGCACCAAGGGTCATGCCAGGACCTTTGGGTTCAACGGCCATACGGATGTTGTGCCTGTGGGCGATGAAGCGGCCTGGACCCACCCGCCCTTTGGCGCCGATCTGGAAGAGGGCTGGCTTTATGGCCGGGGCGCCACCGATATGAAATCAGGCGTGGCCGCCTTTGTTGCCGCGGCGATTGATTTTACCCGCACCACACCGCCGGAAGGGTCGATTATTCTGGCCATCACCGGGGATGAGGAAGGCCCCTCGACCGATGGCACCACGGCGATCCTCGACTGGATGGCGGCAGAGGGCGAACAGATGGATATCTGCATCGTGGGCGAACCCACCTGCCCCGAGACGATCGGCGACATGATCAAGATCGGCCGCCGGGGGGCGATGACCGCCCATTTCACCGTCAAAGGCAAACAGGGCCATTCCGCCTATCTGCACAAGGCGCTGAACCCGATGCCCGCCGTGGCGCTTCTGGCCCATCGCCTGTCCACCCATGTGCTGGACACAGGCACCGATCATTTCGACCCGACCACCTGTTCGGTCACAACCATCGACACCGGCAATCCCGCCTCCAATGTCATCCCCGCGCAAACGAAAATGACCGTGAACCTGCGCTTCAACGACACCCATACCGGCGCATCCCTGATCGCCTGGCTACAGGACCAGGCCGATACGGTCGCGGATGAGACCGGCACAAGGATCACCATGGAAACCCGCATTTCGGGGGAACCGTTCCTGACCCCGCCCGGCGGTCTGTCAGATCTGGTGGCAAAGGCGATCCACAAGGAAACCAACCAGAACCCGGTGCTGTCAACCACCGGCGGCACCTCGGATGCGCGGTTCATGAAAACACATTGCCCGGTTGTGGAATTCGGGCTTGTCGGGCACCGCATGCACCAGGTGGATGAACGGGTCTGGGTGCAGGATATCCATGATCTCAAACGCATCTACAGCCGCATCCTGACGGATTATTTCAGCTGA
- the ubiA gene encoding 4-hydroxybenzoate octaprenyltransferase has protein sequence MAEIDKTPEGQVADAVTGNWVDMTAPEWSRPYLRLSRADRPIGTWLLMLPCWWGVLLAAAADPNGLRLFDLWIVLGCGIGAFLMRGAGCTWNDITDRNFDAAVARTRSRPIPSGQVSVTQALIWLVIQSLLAFAILLTFNLNAILLGLLALVPVVVYPFAKRFTWWPQVFLGLAFNWGVLLAWTAHSGQLGWPPVMLYLSGIAWTLFYDTIYAHQDTEDDALIGVKSTARLFGENSKIWLRGFLVISVLLLAVTIILALAPGGNLLAMILALAGAWGFGWHMVWQLTRLDTGDPDCCLRLFRTNRDTGLIVALFFAFAALV, from the coding sequence ATGGCTGAGATTGACAAAACGCCAGAGGGGCAGGTGGCCGATGCGGTCACCGGCAATTGGGTGGACATGACCGCGCCGGAATGGTCGCGGCCTTATCTGCGGTTGAGCCGGGCAGACCGGCCCATTGGCACCTGGCTGCTGATGCTGCCCTGCTGGTGGGGCGTGCTGCTGGCCGCCGCGGCAGACCCGAACGGCCTGCGCCTTTTCGACCTGTGGATCGTGCTGGGCTGTGGCATCGGCGCCTTTCTGATGCGTGGCGCGGGCTGCACCTGGAACGACATCACCGACCGCAACTTCGATGCCGCCGTGGCGCGCACCAGATCGCGGCCGATCCCGTCCGGCCAGGTCAGCGTGACACAAGCCCTCATCTGGCTGGTGATCCAGTCGCTGCTGGCCTTTGCTATTCTGCTGACCTTCAATCTGAACGCCATCCTGCTGGGTCTTCTGGCCCTTGTCCCTGTGGTGGTCTACCCGTTTGCCAAACGGTTCACCTGGTGGCCGCAGGTGTTTCTGGGCCTCGCCTTCAACTGGGGTGTGCTTCTGGCCTGGACCGCCCATTCCGGGCAACTGGGCTGGCCCCCTGTCATGCTGTACCTTTCGGGCATTGCCTGGACGTTGTTCTACGACACGATCTATGCCCATCAGGACACGGAAGATGACGCGCTGATCGGGGTGAAATCCACCGCGCGTCTGTTTGGTGAAAACAGCAAAATCTGGCTGCGCGGGTTTCTGGTAATCTCGGTTCTGCTGCTGGCGGTGACCATCATCCTGGCGCTGGCGCCGGGGGGCAATCTGCTGGCGATGATCCTGGCGCTTGCGGGCGCATGGGGCTTTGGCTGGCATATGGTCTGGCAACTGACCCGGCTGGACACGGGCGACCCCGATTGCTGCCTGCGCCTGTTCCGCACCAACCGCGACACCGGGCTGATCGTTGCGCTGTTTTTTGCCTTCGCCGCGCTGGTTTGA
- a CDS encoding glutamate--cysteine ligase, which produces MSIPQSGGGPIERHEQLAEYLADGCKPKDAWRIGTEHEKFGYCRDTLKPLPYEGDRSIRAMLEGMRDRFGWSPVLEGGHLIGLEKDGANVSLEPGGALELSGVPLETIHQTCDEVNDHLREVREVAREIGVRFIGLGAAPIWTHEQMPLMPKGRYKLMDGYMQRVGTMGTTMMRRTCTVQVNLDFGSEADMVQKLRVALALQPVATALFANSPFFEGKVNGHKSWRSRVWRDLDADRTGTLPFVFEDGFGFEAYAEHALDVPMYFVYRDGVYIDALGQSFRDFMKGELPALPGEKPTLSDWADHLTTLFPEARLKKFIEMRGADGGPWRRLCALPAFWVGLTYDQGALDAAWDLAKDWDGETRDAMRVAASVDGLQAEVNGIQMHDLAREVLNIAEAGLAARAMPGAGGLIPDETHFLNALKESVESGQVPADELLAQYHGDWGGDLTRIYENYSY; this is translated from the coding sequence ATGTCCATTCCCCAATCCGGCGGCGGCCCGATCGAGCGGCACGAGCAACTGGCCGAATATCTTGCCGATGGCTGCAAGCCGAAAGATGCCTGGCGGATCGGCACCGAGCATGAGAAATTCGGCTATTGCCGCGATACGCTGAAACCGCTGCCTTATGAGGGCGACCGTTCGATCCGGGCGATGCTGGAAGGGATGCGCGACCGGTTTGGCTGGTCCCCGGTTCTGGAAGGCGGCCATCTGATCGGGCTGGAAAAGGACGGCGCGAATGTCAGCCTGGAACCGGGCGGTGCGCTGGAACTGTCCGGTGTCCCGCTGGAAACCATCCACCAGACCTGTGACGAGGTGAATGACCATCTGCGCGAGGTGCGCGAGGTCGCCCGCGAGATCGGGGTGCGGTTCATCGGTCTGGGCGCGGCGCCGATCTGGACCCATGAACAGATGCCCCTGATGCCCAAGGGCCGCTACAAGCTGATGGATGGCTATATGCAGCGTGTCGGCACCATGGGCACCACGATGATGCGCCGGACCTGCACGGTGCAGGTCAATCTCGATTTCGGGTCCGAGGCGGATATGGTGCAGAAACTGCGCGTGGCGCTGGCCCTGCAACCGGTGGCAACCGCGCTTTTTGCCAATTCCCCGTTTTTCGAGGGCAAGGTGAATGGCCATAAAAGCTGGCGCTCCCGTGTCTGGCGCGATCTGGATGCGGACCGCACGGGTACGTTGCCATTTGTCTTTGAAGACGGGTTCGGGTTCGAAGCCTATGCGGAACATGCGCTCGATGTGCCGATGTATTTTGTCTATCGCGACGGGGTTTATATTGATGCGCTGGGGCAATCCTTCCGCGACTTCATGAAGGGGGAATTGCCTGCCCTGCCGGGGGAAAAACCCACCCTGTCGGATTGGGCGGATCATCTGACCACATTGTTCCCCGAGGCGCGGTTGAAGAAATTCATCGAAATGCGCGGGGCCGATGGGGGGCCCTGGCGCCGGTTATGCGCCTTGCCGGCCTTCTGGGTCGGGCTGACCTATGATCAGGGCGCGCTGGATGCGGCCTGGGATCTGGCGAAAGACTGGGATGGGGAGACCCGGGATGCGATGCGGGTCGCGGCCTCGGTCGATGGGTTGCAGGCCGAGGTCAACGGCATTCAGATGCATGATCTGGCCCGGGAGGTGCTGAATATTGCCGAGGCCGGTCTGGCGGCCCGCGCCATGCCCGGCGCAGGCGGGTTGATCCCTGATGAGACGCATTTTCTGAATGCGCTGAAAGAAAGCGTTGAAAGCGGCCAGGTGCCCGCCGATGAGCTTTTGGCCCAGTATCACGGGGATTGGGGGGGTGACCTGACCCGGATTTACGAAAACTACAGTTACTGA
- a CDS encoding Hint domain-containing protein: MPAAADELNIDTRASDREMAEAIFGDNITIIDADYDGDRNSSGIWENGDSIAPGLTPSDTGVILSTGRVRDVTRDGGGDPNTRTNTSSNTRGDNNRSDFNDVAGNNTYDASFLDVDFIPDSDLLSMQFTFASEEYPEYAGSVFNDVVAVWINGELVASPVFEVTQINSVNQTENETLFIDNTDDEYNTEMDGFTVTLRLLIPVNEGEENNIRIGIADVQDSSYDSALLIAGDSIQGDFIASDDAETVFESQTAIVDVLANDGDLSNGVMIVTHINGQQVGVEDSITLGSGHKVTLMPDGNLSVEPPADLVGLTGPETLNFSYTAADEDGITDSAFVTITTIPCFVRGTKIRTPRGDVPVEDLQTGDLVETRDHGAQPIRWVGTRRVAAEGRFAPVVIEAGTFGGHGTLRLSPRHRVMVTHYMAELMFGEDEVLIAAGDLVNDCSVRIETGGQVEYYHLLFDSHQIIWSEGLLSESFLPGPQTLGGFDDGVREELFALFPELDPDTGYGYGMSARPGLKAYEARALLA, encoded by the coding sequence ATGCCAGCGGCAGCAGACGAACTGAACATTGACACCCGGGCCTCTGACAGAGAGATGGCCGAGGCGATTTTTGGCGACAACATCACCATTATTGACGCCGATTATGACGGAGACCGGAATTCCTCGGGCATCTGGGAAAACGGCGACAGCATCGCGCCGGGTCTGACCCCGTCGGATACCGGGGTGATCCTGTCCACCGGCCGGGTGCGGGATGTCACCCGGGATGGCGGCGGCGACCCCAATACGCGCACCAACACCAGCAGCAACACACGCGGTGACAACAACCGGTCCGATTTCAACGATGTGGCCGGAAACAACACTTATGACGCATCGTTTCTGGACGTGGATTTCATCCCCGACAGCGATTTGTTGTCGATGCAATTCACCTTCGCATCCGAAGAATACCCGGAATATGCCGGGTCGGTTTTCAACGATGTGGTGGCGGTCTGGATCAATGGTGAGCTTGTGGCATCGCCGGTGTTCGAGGTGACGCAGATCAACTCGGTCAACCAGACGGAAAACGAGACGCTGTTCATCGACAATACCGATGATGAGTACAACACCGAGATGGACGGGTTTACGGTGACGCTGCGCCTGCTGATCCCCGTCAATGAAGGGGAGGAGAACAATATCAGGATCGGCATCGCCGATGTGCAGGACAGCAGCTATGATTCCGCACTGCTGATCGCCGGCGACAGTATTCAGGGCGATTTTATCGCCAGTGATGACGCCGAAACCGTGTTTGAAAGCCAGACCGCGATTGTTGATGTGCTGGCCAATGACGGTGATCTGAGCAACGGGGTGATGATCGTCACCCATATCAATGGCCAGCAGGTCGGTGTCGAAGACAGTATCACGCTGGGTTCGGGCCATAAGGTCACCCTGATGCCCGATGGCAACCTGTCGGTGGAGCCCCCCGCCGATCTGGTCGGTCTGACCGGGCCTGAGACGCTGAATTTCAGCTATACCGCTGCGGATGAAGACGGGATCACCGACAGCGCCTTTGTCACCATCACCACCATTCCCTGTTTCGTGCGCGGCACGAAAATACGCACCCCGCGCGGGGATGTTCCGGTCGAGGATCTGCAAACCGGCGATCTTGTGGAAACCCGCGACCACGGGGCACAGCCGATCCGCTGGGTCGGCACGCGCCGGGTCGCCGCCGAGGGCAGATTTGCCCCGGTGGTGATCGAGGCCGGCACTTTCGGCGGCCATGGCACGCTGCGCCTGTCACCCCGGCACCGGGTGATGGTGACCCATTACATGGCCGAATTGATGTTCGGCGAAGATGAGGTTCTGATTGCCGCCGGTGATCTGGTCAATGATTGCAGCGTGCGGATCGAAACCGGGGGGCAGGTTGAATATTATCATCTGCTTTTCGACAGCCATCAGATCATCTGGTCCGAGGGGTTGTTGAGTGAAAGCTTCCTGCCCGGACCGCAAACCCTTGGCGGCTTCGATGACGGGGTCCGCGAGGAACTGTTTGCACTGTTCCCTGAACTCGACCCGGACACCGGTTACGGGTATGGCATGTCGGCTCGTCCGGGTCTGAAAGCCTATGAAGCACGGGCGCTTCTTGCATGA
- the plsY gene encoding glycerol-3-phosphate 1-O-acyltransferase PlsY yields the protein MPEFETPFTLLGLVGLVGYLLGSIPFGLVMARLFGLGDIRQIGSGNIGATNVLRTGSKPAAALTLILDAGKGGFAVLLARLLFAEDAAQIAGLAAFLGHCFPVFLGFRGGKGMATFLGTLLVLFWPAGIAACLTWLVTAALSRISSLSALVAALLSPVWIAVLGMPGAGLVTVALAALIFLRHQTNIQRILDGSEPRIGK from the coding sequence ATCCCGGAATTTGAGACGCCTTTTACGCTTCTGGGGCTGGTCGGGCTTGTGGGGTATCTTCTGGGCTCGATCCCCTTCGGGCTGGTCATGGCGCGGCTGTTCGGGCTGGGCGATATCCGGCAGATCGGCTCGGGCAATATCGGGGCCACGAATGTGCTGCGCACGGGCAGCAAACCGGCGGCGGCACTGACCCTGATCCTGGATGCGGGCAAAGGCGGGTTTGCGGTCTTGCTGGCGCGACTTCTTTTTGCAGAGGATGCCGCCCAGATCGCAGGCCTCGCGGCTTTTCTGGGCCATTGCTTCCCGGTCTTTCTGGGTTTCAGGGGCGGCAAGGGCATGGCCACCTTTCTGGGCACGCTTCTGGTCCTGTTCTGGCCCGCTGGCATTGCCGCCTGCCTGACCTGGCTGGTCACCGCCGCGCTCAGCCGGATCTCATCGCTTTCGGCGCTGGTTGCGGCCCTTCTCAGCCCCGTGTGGATTGCTGTGCTGGGGATGCCGGGGGCCGGGCTGGTGACTGTAGCGCTCGCAGCGCTGATATTCCTGCGGCATCAGACGAATATTCAGCGTATCCTTGATGGCAGCGAGCCCCGGATCGGCAAGTGA
- a CDS encoding GrpB family protein — protein sequence MMAPLLLPHDPAWKPAFDREAKAIRLALGEGAIILHHIGSTAIPGILAKPIIDMLGIVDRLVEMDCHNPIMQGLGYEVMGEYGIETRRYFRKSDEVGQRTHHLHVFEQGSHHTERHLAFRDYLRNNTREAAEYSDLKSQVASECPSAEAYGHAKAPFIAHTEKRALEWYRRNQTRDQTQ from the coding sequence ATGATGGCACCGCTTCTCCTACCCCATGATCCGGCATGGAAACCGGCTTTTGACCGCGAAGCCAAAGCCATTCGTCTCGCCCTTGGCGAAGGCGCAATCATACTGCACCACATCGGAAGTACGGCTATTCCCGGCATCCTTGCCAAACCGATCATTGATATGCTCGGCATTGTGGACAGGCTGGTTGAGATGGACTGTCATAATCCGATCATGCAGGGGCTGGGATATGAGGTCATGGGGGAGTATGGCATCGAAACCCGGCGCTATTTCCGAAAATCCGATGAGGTGGGCCAAAGAACGCATCATCTGCATGTATTCGAGCAGGGATCACATCATACCGAACGGCATCTGGCTTTCCGTGACTATCTTCGGAACAACACCCGGGAAGCCGCAGAATATTCTGACCTGAAATCGCAGGTGGCCTCGGAATGCCCATCAGCGGAGGCATATGGGCATGCCAAGGCCCCTTTCATCGCACATACGGAGAAACGCGCACTGGAATGGTATCGCCGAAACCAAACAAGGGATCAGACACAGTAA
- a CDS encoding 16S rRNA (uracil(1498)-N(3))-methyltransferase: protein MSVRAKIRLYVEQSLGPGQSVPLSREQAHYLFGVMRQVVGGAVLLFNGRDGEWQAGIAEAGKRGGLLICEAQTAPLQMPPDLWLLFAPIKKTRTDFIVEKAAELGAARICPVQTAFTNAERIRQDRLQAHAVEAAEQCGGTFVPEVAGLQRLDTLLSDWPEDRHLIFADEALVGAKAALEAAPKADEWAILIGPEGGFDPSERARLHDLPFVTPISLGPRILRADTAAVAALTLFQATRGDWE, encoded by the coding sequence ATGTCGGTGCGTGCGAAAATCAGGCTCTATGTAGAGCAGTCTCTGGGGCCGGGGCAATCGGTTCCCCTGTCGCGGGAGCAGGCGCATTATCTGTTTGGCGTCATGCGGCAGGTGGTTGGCGGTGCGGTCTTGCTGTTCAACGGGCGCGACGGTGAATGGCAGGCGGGGATTGCCGAGGCTGGCAAACGCGGTGGGCTGTTGATCTGTGAGGCGCAGACCGCGCCGTTGCAGATGCCCCCGGATCTGTGGCTGCTCTTTGCGCCGATCAAAAAGACGCGGACGGATTTCATTGTTGAGAAGGCTGCTGAACTGGGCGCGGCGCGTATTTGCCCGGTACAGACCGCCTTTACCAATGCCGAACGGATTCGCCAGGACCGGTTGCAGGCCCATGCGGTGGAGGCGGCGGAGCAATGCGGCGGCACTTTCGTGCCCGAGGTGGCCGGGTTGCAGCGGCTGGACACGCTCTTGTCAGACTGGCCCGAGGACCGGCATCTGATCTTTGCCGATGAAGCGCTGGTGGGGGCGAAAGCCGCGTTGGAGGCCGCACCGAAGGCGGATGAATGGGCGATCCTGATCGGCCCGGAAGGCGGTTTTGACCCGTCTGAGCGCGCGCGGCTTCACGACCTGCCCTTCGTCACCCCGATCAGCCTTGGGCCGCGTATCCTGCGCGCCGATACCGCCGCCGTCGCCGCCCTGACACTGTTTCAGGCCACACGGGGGGATTGGGAATGA